In one Pangasianodon hypophthalmus isolate fPanHyp1 chromosome 22, fPanHyp1.pri, whole genome shotgun sequence genomic region, the following are encoded:
- the LOC117595668 gene encoding E3 ubiquitin-protein ligase TRIM39-like, giving the protein MRLPFSKHPSSRRSSTASCCPVMAGSAVIYCVTCDQPLSSRCVINGAHRDHRLKDLKEAVHDQVKRLNDLSGKLTSKERKFGDITPRIEAAERELEEICNRTHELLQHEYSTLMSLIEQNQQQAFFILNVQKETIKRQLQQLHEDTQNYQSKSTAMAEDIKQLSSREESDNPASLLGEISALETSLHTMNEFYSSVDKKLKVDDTRLKALENSIKKIVDKNRDLLPRPWEFSETITLDQNKNQGNVQISEDKMEMSVSPSDCLGLTARSSWCTMRASQSFNEGLHYWEVAVGGCESWAVGIAEQSRVRGIQTQAASQEKNLWILECDGGELSVLHNNDFSRVKENNIQTLGVFLDCSKGRLKFYNVNTGNILHSFIAQFKHAVYPTFRIRAQKDSVARLKICNLMHQDEGHYDSVSTSVISEMPIEEAMELSSEGSH; this is encoded by the exons ATGCGCTTGCCTTTCTCCAAACACCCCTCCTCTCGGAGGAGCTCTACCGCTTCCTGCTGTCCGGTGATGGCGGGTTCCGCGGTCATTTACTGCGTCACGTGCGATCAGCCGCTCAGCAGCCGCTGCGTCATTAACGGCGCGCACCGGGACCACCGGCTGAAGGACCTGAAGGAGGCCGTGCACGATCAAGTG AAAAGATTAAATGACCTTTCCGGGAAGCTGACATCCAAAGAAAGGAAGTTTGGCGACATCACACCAAGGATTGAAGCAGCAGAGCGCGAGCTCGAG GAGATATGCAACCGGACACATGAGCTGCTTCAGCACGAGTACAGTACCCTGATGAGTTTGATCGAGCAGAATCAGCAGCAGGCCTTTTTCATCCTGAATGTGCAGAAGGAAACAATAAAGCGGCAACTCCAGCAGCTGCACGAGGACACACAGAACTACCAGAGCAAGTCCACAGCCATGGCCGAGGACATAAAACAGCTCAGCAGCAGAGAGGAGAGCGACAACCCAGCCAGCCTGCTG GGAGAGATCAGCGCACTTGAGACCAG CTTGCACACGATGAACGAGTTTTACTCCTCTGTGGACAAGAAGCTGAAAGTCGATGACACAAGACTGAAAGCTCTGGAAAACTCCATTAAGAAAATCGTGGACAAAAACAGAGACCTTCTGCCACGGCCATGGGAAT TCTCGGAGACCATCACTCTGGATCAGAATAAAAATCAAGGCAATGTCCAGATCTCAGAGGACAAGATGGAGATGTCAGTGAGCCCTTCAGACTGTCTGGGCCTTACTGCTCGCTCGTCATGGTGCACCATGCGGGCGTCTCAGAGCTTCAATGAAGGCCTGCATTACTGGGAGGTGGCAGTAGGAGGCTGTGAGAGCTGGGCGGTGGGCATAGCGGAACAAAGCCGGGTTAGAGGCATCCAAACTCAGGCTGCGAGCCAGGAAAAGAATTTGTGGATTCTGGAGTGCGATGGTGGTGAGCTCTCAGTGCTGCACAACAACGACTTCAGCAGGGTCAAGGAGAACAATATTCAAACCCTTGGCGTCTTCCTGGATTGCAGTAAAGGGCGACTGAAGTTCTACAATGTCAATACAGGCAACATCCTGCACTCATTTATTGCCCAGTTCAAGCACGCCGTTTATCCCACGTTCCGCATTCGTGCACAGAAAGACAGTGTGGCACGGCTGAAGATCTGCAACCTGATGCACCAAGATGAAGGGCACTACGACAGCGTCAGTACCTCCGTAATCTCAGAGATGCCAATTGAGGAGGCTATGGAGTTGTCTTCTGAGGGCTCACATTAg